Genomic window (Halobacterium sp. R2-5):
AGTGGGACCGCCCGAATAGCATCCTCTGGTGCTCGCGCGCGTTTCGACGGCTGTACTGTCGGATTCTGAGTTACGCTGAATCATTGGTGAATGGGTCGAGAGAATCGACGTGCTGGCGGCGCTGGCGCTCCATCTGTCGACGGTAGCGACGCCACCGCTCCTGCTCGCCGGGCTTGTCGTAGAACTCTTCAATCTGGTCCGTGTCGCACCGGGCCGAGACGACTTCTCGCGGGACGCCAGCGTCCAGCTGGTACGTAATCGAACCCGTCCGCACGGGGTGGGGCGACCGACTCGACGGGCACTTGCTCGCGCGGTCCCGGTCCGTCCACTCGCAGTTTGCAATTTCCTTCCCGTGAGGGCACGAACCACGGACGCACGGGAGCGTAGCCATGTAACACCACGTCCGGATGGTGTTCGCAGTCGGCCGTCCACGAGTAGACGCGAGCAACGGCTGGCGCCCGTGTTCGTCGTGTACGTCGTAGCGGTTCTGCTGGATGAACGTCGAGAGTGCCTGCATCGTCTCTTCTGGAAGTGCTACCGGCCGCTCTCCCCGATACTTGTTCTTGAGCGGCGTGTCGCTCCCCGGACGGTGCCGGAACTCGATGAAGTCCTCCCCGTGGTTCACGTCGCGGAGGTCGAGCGCTCGGAGGCCGCCGATTCGAGCGCCCGTGAACCAGGCGAGCTCGAGCAGGACATGGGCGCGCGTCCCCCGGTCGTTTGGGCCGTTCCGGTAGTGGCGAATCAGGGCGTGAGCTTGCTCGTGGTGCAGCTTTGCATCGCTTGAGCGCTCGTCTCGGCCCACGTCGGGGAACGGGACCTTCTCGGCGAGGTCGCGGTCCGTCGCCCCGAGCGTTTCGAGGAACTTGCAGAACTCCTTGAGCGTATACATCTCGTTCTCGACGCTCGTCGCGGCGATTTCGCCACTCCGGATGTCGTAGTACTCGTTGAGGTCGTACGGCTGGAGATCGCCTACCTCCGTGATACCGACGCCCTCACACCACTCCACGAATAGCTTGAGGCGTCCGTGGTAGCTCTGAATGGAGCTCTCGGTCCGGTCAGCTCGACGCCGCCGGAGGAAGCGCTCTTTCGCCTGCCGGGGCGACAGCTCTGCCGGGTCTCGACGGCGGCGCGTCGAGTTGCTCACTCGCCGCCCTCCGTAGTTCGAATACGCTGGTTAGCGGGCTGTTCGTCAGTTTCTTGGTGGCCGTTGTCTAGGTCCTGCATGGTCTCGTGGCTGCGTCGTTGGCGTGCGCTTCGGCGTCGTCGCGGCGGGGTCGACGAGACCCGCGGGTGACCACCCGGCCGCCCCTGTCAGGTGGTAGTGGAAGGGGAGGCCGGGAGTGGCCGCGACGGAGCGATTTGCTTCTCGGGAGGCAGAGCCCATAATACGATGCCTGCCGCGGGGTGAAAGTGGAACTGGAGCTATTAAATTGCGGAGCGCTTGATTTCGAAGGTAACGACTAGTCTCGCCCGCAGTCCTTGGGTTAAGTTCTCCGTCGTCCACTTTCGCAGTGTGGGCGTCTCGCATGGGCTTACGGCGAGGCGTCCCCGCCGGCTGCCAACCGGCGTACCGACCGACTCCTTCTCCGCATCGACGGAGACTGCCTCACGCCCCACCAATAGAGGCCACCGGGATAATAATTACGTTCGTATACCCACAAGCACCCATACAATAACTCAAAATCAACGCATGAAAGGATTATTTGTACCTAACCGGCTGGAATCGGGGTATGCGCCCCCGAGTGGAGTGGATGACTCGCGCTGATGACTACATCCTCGAATTCTTCGAGGAAACGGAGATCGTCGCCACTCCACACGTCGTCGCGGCGAACATCGACTACTCGCGGCAGTACGTGAATCGACGCATCCGGAAGCTCGCGGACCACGATCTCGTCGAAAACACCGATGATGGGCTCTACCGAATCACAGACCGTGGCCGAGGCTATCTTACTGGCGACATCGACCCGGATGACTTGTCTCGCTGAGCCTGCGACCAACCGGAAAACTTTCTACGGATAGAACCGAAATTAAAATTACCTCGGTTAGATTCCGAGGTAGTCAGCATCTCGAAGCTGATTTCCATTATGGCCGCGGCGCCCCCCGTGGCCTTTCGAAGCGTCAGACGAGCGTCCTACACCTGTTAGAAGTCCTAATAGATGCCGCAGAGGTTTTATTACAGGCGAATCTCATTCGTTGATAAGCGCCTGACCAGAGTGTCATGCGTGGGGCGATAACATGAAAGTCAATTTCGAGATCCCTGACCAAGACGAGCGTGGGGTATCGCCGGTTATCGGCGTCATTCTGATGGTAGCGATTACAGTCATCCTGGCCGCCGTCATCGCGAGCTTCGTGCTCGGATTCGGTGACTCCGTTAGCGAGAACGTCCAAGCAGGAGTAGACGTTAGCGAAAACGATGATGGCACAGCAGGTGCAACGTGGATTAGTGAAGGTAATGCTGTTGAGGTCAACGTAACTGCAGCGGGTAGTGACCCAGTCACACTTGAAGAAGTGGGTCAAACTGCAACAATTGAGCTTGATTCTTCACAAGCGGAAAGCTACAATGCAACATCGGGTAATACGCTCACTCTTGGTGGGGACACCACTCGTACGGTCCAAGTGACTGTAACTGCCATCGGAAGCGGTGGCTCAAAGACTGTGGTGACTCAAGAAGAAGTCGAGCTTGAAGACGCCTAATAACATCTAAATTCAACTCTCGTTTTTTGCGATTCCTTGGGTTAAGTAGCGGATGCGCGTCATCCGACGCGCAGCATGGCAACTTCAGACGTATTCAGCCTTCACACTGAGGGAGGTTTCGACCTGCAAGACGTGGTCGTTGCACCGCTTTTCAGCCTCGCCGCTGTCGTCGTCACCGGCATCGGCACGTTCACCCTTTTCGGGCATTCCCTAGACCAGACGCTGTTCTCTGGGTCGGGCGTGAGCATCAGCCTCGCGTTCGTCATCGGCGTGGTTGCGCTCGCGGCGTCGTGGGCGACGAATCGCGCTGGCGACGGCTGGGACGATCTCGATGAGCTGGAGTCTATCGCCGTGGGCGGTGGGCTGGTTGTGCTCGTCGGCATGGCGTTCATTCCCGCTATTCAAGACCTCGTGCTCGGGAGTCAGGCCATCGGCGCGGTGGCGTTCATCCTGCTTTCGAGCGCGTACACCGTGACTGCGTGGTACTGAGGTGGTAAGAATGCGGAACAGCCTACAAACCGCGTTCGCGATCGTCGCGGGCGTGCTCCTCGTGGGCGCGGCCGCGCTCGGTGGCGCGTTCATGCAGCCTGGCGTGGACAGCATGGACGACGCGGCCGGGCAGTACGTCGAGCGCGGCGAAGGGCAGGTAGCGCTCGGCGCCGGCATCGTCGTCGGCGCCGCCGCGTACTACACCTATGACAACTACATTAAGAATGAGCCAACAACTGATAGCGACGCGCTTCAGAAGACCGACGCGGAAGAAACTGAGAAAGAGATCTACGATCAAGCCAGCATCCAAGACGAGAACAGTGAACTGACGAGTACGGCGTACGCTAATTACCTGAATGATACCGAGAGCATCGCGCTCATGGAGGGTAAGAATGCGTACATCCGTGCTTTAGAAAATGGTTCTTCGGAGTCTGTCGCTCGTAACCGGGCGCGTGAGGCCGTTGCTGATTACTACGCCGTCAAGCAGCAGAACGTTATTGCTGCTTGGAATATCAGCGTGACAGTTACGGATAGCGCCCGGACGACTGCGAATAACACTACCGGCGTTAACTCCAGTTACATCGGTTTTGACGGCGAGTATACGCAGGACTCCAATAACGAGGAGCATGAGATTGGTTGGGGTACTGGAACGGAAACCATCTCGCTGGTTAATTCCACGGATGAAACCATCCAGTACGCCCTTATTGACCCTAATGGGACGCATCTGAGCGGTACGACGGATTACAACTTTACCGCTGAGAAGATCTCCCTGACGACGGGGTACTACGAGCACACGGACAGCTACGGTACGATGCGGGTTCGTGGGTTCGGCGTCGAACCACCGAATGATAACTTCGAGTATTTGCAGTACCTCAATCTCAACAACACCGCCGACCGTTGGGCGGAGATTGAGCAGCAGAACGACGAGGTACAGAGTCAGTTAGACACGTTCGTCAACAACACGTACGACAGCTACCAGCAGGGCGAAATCAACGAGAGCGAGCTTGTAGATCCGTATCTCGGCGCTCGGGAGTACGACCCCGAAACGTCGGATACGTGGACGCTGCGGACGCTGTCGGCAATGAGCATCGACGCGCCGCAGAACCTCTCGAATCTCGGGCGCATGAACGTGACTGCGGACGGCACCACGTACACCGGTACCCTGATGAGCGACGGGAAGCCGGCCGACGGGTACGCTGTCGGCGGCACGTACAACGCCTCGAACATCACGGGCGCGCAGTTCGTCGCGCTCGACGACGGCGACACGGTGGAGCTAGAAGGCACGTTCACGCTCGAATCCGTGGAGACTGCGGACGGCGAGCAGCTGGCAGAGAATGAGACGGTGGAGTATCGAGATATCAACTACCAGACGGCGAATACGTCCGAGTTCAAGGCGCTACAGGAGGACTTGGACCAACTCACCGCCGAGATTAACGCTCGGCAGCAGGAGCAGCGGAACGCGGGCGGCGGCGGCCTCCTTCCCGACTTCGGGGCCGGTGGCGCCATCCCCGGCGTGCTACTGCTCGCAGGCGCGGCCGTGTTCGTGCTCGGACGCAACTAACTCCCGACCCTTCCCCCAATTTATGAACGTCAAACTCACCGCTTCGATAGTCGTACTGCTTGCCTCGCTCGTCGCCGCGCCGATCGCCGGCGCCGCCGCGACCGCGCCGAGCGCCTCGACGTCCGGCCCACAGTCCACGGCCGAGCATCTAGATCGTGTGGCACAGATTGATGCTGCGAACAACTCGACGGCCGTGAACCTAACCACCGAGCGCGTTCTGTCGCTGATCCAGTCCGGGGACGCCGACGAGCACGCCGCGAACATCACGACGTGGGTAGAGTCGAACGCCGACGGCCTCGACGGCGAGCAGGCAGCGGAGGTGTACAGATGGATGCTCGTTCGGTCCGCGGACGCTCGCGGGGAGGTGCCGGCGGGCGCGCTCGACGCTGTGACCGCGCAACTCTCTGAGGAGCGCGCTCGCTCGGTGGCTGCGGACGTGAAAGAGAGTCTGCCAGAGGCGGCCGCTTCCCGGCTACAGAGTCGCTTGAGCGCGGTCGGCGCCGAGTGGTCGGTAGCGGTCTCTGGCTGGCTCAACGAACAGGCGAGCACGACTGCGGCGCCGACGACCGACAGCCCACCGCCCACGACTGCCGCAGCCTCCGGCGGTAGCGGCGGCGACGGCAGCAGCGGCGAGCGCATCGACGATTCGCTTACGCTCGTCTCGTCGTCCTACGACGCGAGCACGGGCACGGCGACGGTCGTGCTCGAATCCGACGGTGCAACGGCGGTGACTCTCTCCGACGCGGGCGGGTTCATCGACGGCGGCACTATCAACCGCCGCACGTTCGTCGCGCAGGACGGCCGCAACACGATCGAGTTTGACGTAACTGAGACAGACCGGGGCTACGTTGGCGTCTCGATCGCCACCGAGGAGGTCCTGTACGCGGAGGTCATCGAGTCGCCGAGTCTGTCGCCGTTCCGCGACTCGTCGGGTACAGTCGGGTGGCTGGCCGGCGCGGGGATCGTCCTGGTGTCGTTCATCGGCGCGGCGCTGTGGAAACTCTACCAGGAGGGCGGCGAACCCGTGGAGGCATCAGTATGAGTGACCTGAGCGCGACATTCTCGAATTGGAGCGACCGCGCGACGTACGTGCTCGCGGAGGCGCAGTTGCTCGTCGCGGGCATCCTCGTTGCGGCCGGCGTCGCGGTGTGGTGGTTCAACCCGAGCGTTCCAGGGGCGCCACCGTGGACGACGAACGTCCTCGTCGGGTGGCTCGTGCTCGGCCCGCCGATGTTCATCGCTGGCCTACGCTTCGTCGGGTGGCTGCGCACGCGCCGGTACGTCGAGGTCCATCACGTCAACTCCGTCGACGACATCGTGAAGACGTACTTCGTCCCGCCAGAATTGTGGACGGAGAAGCGCGTCGACGGCCCCGCCCCCTACCGCGTCAACGACGGAGACGCTGTCGCTGTTCGGGAGTTCGACTGGGCGCCCGAATACGGCGATGGTGGGCAACTCACAGTTTCCGGCGTGTACCTCTCGGAGATGCAGGACACGAAGCTACTCACCTCGAAATCCCACATGGAGCGGAT
Coding sequences:
- a CDS encoding tyrosine-type recombinase/integrase, translating into MEWCEGVGITEVGDLQPYDLNEYYDIRSGEIAATSVENEMYTLKEFCKFLETLGATDRDLAEKVPFPDVGRDERSSDAKLHHEQAHALIRHYRNGPNDRGTRAHVLLELAWFTGARIGGLRALDLRDVNHGEDFIEFRHRPGSDTPLKNKYRGERPVALPEETMQALSTFIQQNRYDVHDEHGRQPLLASTRGRPTANTIRTWCYMATLPCVRGSCPHGKEIANCEWTDRDRASKCPSSRSPHPVRTGSITYQLDAGVPREVVSARCDTDQIEEFYDKPGEQERWRRYRRQMERQRRQHVDSLDPFTNDSA
- a CDS encoding winged helix-turn-helix domain-containing protein, giving the protein MRPRVEWMTRADDYILEFFEETEIVATPHVVAANIDYSRQYVNRRIRKLADHDLVENTDDGLYRITDRGRGYLTGDIDPDDLSR
- a CDS encoding type IV pilin — encoded protein: MKVNFEIPDQDERGVSPVIGVILMVAITVILAAVIASFVLGFGDSVSENVQAGVDVSENDDGTAGATWISEGNAVEVNVTAAGSDPVTLEEVGQTATIELDSSQAESYNATSGNTLTLGGDTTRTVQVTVTAIGSGGSKTVVTQEEVELEDA